The DNA segment tttcccttcttcttctccattctTTTGGCTTAAACACTGATGggattcttttattttctttcaaatACTCTATTTTAAGTGACCCTCTTCATGTTCTTGATTCTTGGAATTATTATGATGAAACTCCTTGTTCTTGGAATGGTGTTTCTTGTGGATTTTCAGGTTTAGATTATTCTCTTCTTCGTGTTACTTCCTTATCTCTCCCCAATTCTCAACTTCTTGGCTCAATTCCTGCTGATCTTGGCATGATTGAAAACCTTCAAACTCttgatctttctaacaattcaCTCAAtgggtctttgcctttttcactTTTTAATTCAACCCAGCTTCGGTTTCTTGATTTATCCAATAATTTGTTGGCCGGAGAGATATCGGAATCTATAGGCCGGTTGCAGAATCTTCAGTTGCTTAATCTTTCCGATAATGCTTTGGCGGGAATCTTGCCTTCTACTATTACTACTCTTTCTAATCTCACTGTTGTTTCTTTGAAGAACAATTATTTCTTCGGTGCAATTCCTTCTGGGTTTCGAGTTATTCAAAGTTTGGATCTTTCTTCTAATCTCATCAATGGATCTTTACCTCGTGATTTCGGTGGTAACAATGTTCGTTACTTGAACATTTCTTATAACAGATTATCTGGGTCAATTCCATCGGAATTCGCAGCTGAAATCCCATTTAATGCCACTATAGATCTCTCATTCAACAATCTCACCGGAGAAATTCCAGATTCAACCATTTTTGTGAATCAGAAATCAGATTCTTTCACCGGAAATCCTGATCTCTGCGGCGGAGAATCAAGAAACCCATGTCCAATTCCTTCCTCCCCTACTTCTCCTCCTGCAATTGCTGCAATTCCGAGAACCATAGCTTCCGGCCCATCGGAAACCGCTCATTCCAGCGGAGACTCAGGGCTTAAACCAGGAACAATCGTCGGAATCACAGTCGGAGACATTGTCGGCGTTGCAATTCTAGGAACAATTTTCTTCTACGTTTACCAgttaaagagaagaaaaaaagtcGAAAACACAGTGAAAAAAGAAGCAAATAGCGCAAAGGATGAAACTTTTTCGTCCTCTTCATCGGAATCAAAAGGGTTCACGAGATGGTCATGTTTACGGAAGAGGGGAGATAATGAGGAAGACACCGATGATTCAACCAGTTCTGAAAACGACGACGTAGTAGACCCAAAAAGTCAACAAAATCAAGAGCAGAATAAAGCAGGGACATTAGTGACCGTTGACGGAGAAAAAGAGCTTGAGCTTGAAACTTTACTTAAAGCATCGGCTTATATTCTGGGTGCTACTGGTTCAAGTATAATGTACAAGGCGGTGCTTGAAGATGGAAGTGCACTCGCGGTTCGACGAATAGGTGAGAACCACGTGGAGAGGTTCAGAGATTTCGAAACCCAGGTTCGAGTCATAGCTAAGCTGGTTCACCCAAATCTGGTTCGAATTCGAGGGTTCTACTGGGGGCTCGATGAGAAGCTCATTATTTACGAT comes from the Euphorbia lathyris chromosome 5, ddEupLath1.1, whole genome shotgun sequence genome and includes:
- the LOC136230027 gene encoding probable LRR receptor-like serine/threonine-protein kinase At4g37250; its protein translation is MISFQRVSNHLWWLVLSLLLLHSFGLNTDGILLFSFKYSILSDPLHVLDSWNYYDETPCSWNGVSCGFSGLDYSLLRVTSLSLPNSQLLGSIPADLGMIENLQTLDLSNNSLNGSLPFSLFNSTQLRFLDLSNNLLAGEISESIGRLQNLQLLNLSDNALAGILPSTITTLSNLTVVSLKNNYFFGAIPSGFRVIQSLDLSSNLINGSLPRDFGGNNVRYLNISYNRLSGSIPSEFAAEIPFNATIDLSFNNLTGEIPDSTIFVNQKSDSFTGNPDLCGGESRNPCPIPSSPTSPPAIAAIPRTIASGPSETAHSSGDSGLKPGTIVGITVGDIVGVAILGTIFFYVYQLKRRKKVENTVKKEANSAKDETFSSSSSESKGFTRWSCLRKRGDNEEDTDDSTSSENDDVVDPKSQQNQEQNKAGTLVTVDGEKELELETLLKASAYILGATGSSIMYKAVLEDGSALAVRRIGENHVERFRDFETQVRVIAKLVHPNLVRIRGFYWGLDEKLIIYDFVPNGSLANARYRKVGSSPSSHLPWDARLKIAKGVARGLCFLHDKKHVHGNLKPSNILLGPDMEPRIGDFGLERLVTGDTSSKAGGSTRNFGSKRSTASRDSFQDSTVGPSPSPSPSPSSIGGLSPYLAPESLRSLKPHPKWDVYSFGIIFLELLTGKVIVVDELGQGNNGLVVDDKNRALRMADVSIRGEVEGKEDALLACFKLGYSCGSPIPQKRPTMKEVVQVIEKIPSSSSSSSYFYGH